Part of the Candidatus Hydrogenedentota bacterium genome is shown below.
AGTCAAGGGTGACCTTCACGGTACCCGTCTCGGCTTCAACGCTCGGGTTAATGCGACGCACCTTCGCTTCAAACTCTTGGTCGCCCGCGGCATCCACCTCTACGCGCGCAACCTGCCCAACTTTAATGCGGCCCACATCCTTCTCAGGCGGCTGAATGGTCAGCATGTAGGAATTCGGATCCACCACTTCAAATGCCGGAGACCCTGACGAAACCAATTGACCGCGCTGTACAAGCTTCTTTGTAATGATTCCATTGATGGGCGACCGGATCGTCGTGTCGTCCAACTGCACCTGCAACTGGTTCACGCTTGCCAACTGCTGCTCATACGCATAACGCGCATTGTCGAATTCAACCGGAGCCGACAGCCCTTCGCTTACAAGTTGCTTCGAACGATCGTAATCACTCTTCAATTTCTGCAACTGCGCCTTGGCAGAACGCATCTGAGCGCTCAGTTCCGCTTTATCCAGTTCGGCCAACACGTCTCCCGCGCTAACCTTATCCCCCTCTTCAACGTTGACGCTAAGGCACTTGCCTACGCCTTCCGAGGTGACCTGGACACGCTTTTCGGCCTCTACGCGTGACGTCGTGTCGAAATACTGCGCCATGTCGCCTCGCGTCGGCGCGGACACCTCGACGGGAATAGCGACTTTGTTCTCCGAAGTCTCGGTCTTAGCCGCGGCCGTGCTCGACTCGGTATTGCCTGAACACCCCACAACTACAAATGCTGCCAGGACCACTCCAAGCACACTCAACGCTTGGAAAGGTCTCAGACAACTCAAATCCACCATAACGCGTTTCATATCAGCTCCTTACGCGAAAAAGCAGCAAGAGAATACACTACTTCTCAATGCCTTAGACTCTGTTCAGCTTGCGCAGGTTTCCACAAAAAAACAGTCCGCGAAAAAAATGGGCAATTACCCCGAATTCCGACTCGCAGCCAGCACCCCTGCCTCCTGGAGAAAGAGTACGCGCACAATAACGTTTCATCACAACCGAAGCCGCGCCCTGCCCCTCTCAAAAGGCCAATTGTACACAATACCCGATTTTCACGAAAAAGTCACATTGCGCCAACCCCTGCAACCTTGCGGCTCTGCTGCGCCGTGCTCGCTGGTGTGTACCCTCATTCGTCCTTGCTGTCCTTGCTGTCCTTGATGTCCTTGCTGTCCGTGCTAGTCCGTGTCGGTCCGTGTCGGTCCGTATCGGTCCGTGCAAAGCGCGAAGCGAAGCCGGCGACCAGATTGACCACGCCCCCAAAGAGTCGAATACCAAGTAGAAACGCGGCATTTCGCCGGAAGTACTGATGATGGTAGACGAGCGCGATGAACTCATGAAGGAGGTATACGCCCTGGGCGTCAAACGAAACGCGACCTACACGGGACCGCCGAGCCAGGCGCTCCCATCTACATACCCGAAACGGACTCCCGTGTCCTCAAAAACGATTCCCCTCCACCGGGATAACGCTCTCAACCGGCCGCCATGCCCAAGTGCTCGCAAAAAGCGGCCTCAAGATCCTGCCCCTGAGCAATTCGCGCCGGCACTCCGTTGCGCCAGTGCAAAGTTCGGACTCTTCATCGTGTGAATCCTGTTAATCATGTCCAACAATTCCGGCCATAAGAGCGCTCGTCAGCCAATTCGAGTTGCCCACCACGATACATTTCGCATAAGCTCTTCGCTTGCGCAACCGGACACGTGCACGACTTCGAGGTTATGCAAGGTGCATTTCTCACGAACACACTCTGTTCGCGGTGCATCGCTCTGTCTCTTACGGCTAGACTCGTTTTGCGCTGGTTACGAAACAGGTTTGTGTCTGTTCATGAGAAATCCAGACTATGCATAGGAACTCAATGGTTAAACCACGCGAAACGCGCAGGCAAAGCCCCACTTTAAACCTGGAGTTAAGATGAAACGTCCACTTATCGGTGTTACGAGCGATTACCTGGTTTCCGAGCGCGGAAGACCGTGGAGCAATTCGGCCTGTTTGGCGAGCTATGCAGACGCCCTTGACCTTGCCGGCGCCATACCAATGATTCTCCCCCTGGCGTCCAAGACATTCTGCGGAGACGCCTTGGCTCGATTGGATGGAATCATCCTATCCGGGGGCGACGACATTCCCGCCGAGGCGTTTGGGCAGACTGCGCACCCGAAATCGCATCCACTGCCCAAAGAACGCTGGGACAGTGAATGCATGTGGCTCAATGCCGCCCTCGACGCCAACAAACCGGTTCTGGGCATCTGTTTGGGAATGCAGACCATGTGTGTCGCAGCAGGGGCAGAGATTTTGCAGGACATCCCCGATCTGTGCCCGAACGCCTTCACGCACGGTACCCCTAGCCGAAAACACCCACATGAGATCGATCTCGTCAGCGGAACCATGCTGTCACGCTTTGCTCCAACGCCCCGCGTGTCCATCTGCTCCTCACACCACCAAGCCGTGAAGAGCGTCCCCGCACCCTATAC
Proteins encoded:
- a CDS encoding efflux RND transporter periplasmic adaptor subunit, yielding MKRVMVDLSCLRPFQALSVLGVVLAAFVVVGCSGNTESSTAAAKTETSENKVAIPVEVSAPTRGDMAQYFDTTSRVEAEKRVQVTSEGVGKCLSVNVEEGDKVSAGDVLAELDKAELSAQMRSAKAQLQKLKSDYDRSKQLVSEGLSAPVEFDNARYAYEQQLASVNQLQVQLDDTTIRSPINGIITKKLVQRGQLVSSGSPAFEVVDPNSYMLTIQPPEKDVGRIKVGQVARVEVDAAGDQEFEAKVRRINPSVEAETGTVKVTLDFDSATMAKLRDAAFARVQLVLETRPNVLRVPKDAVVEENARKYLFIVEKKAEDASAAAAAQGEPVLLANRVEIETGLEDKDLIEVVSGVKDDSMIVTLGQQTLKSGSEVKVTTMDGELMAKAGLSADEALKEAEAERKTEKEKKDAGAE
- a CDS encoding gamma-glutamyl-gamma-aminobutyrate hydrolase family protein (Members of this family of hydrolases with an active site Cys residue belong to MEROPS family C26.), producing the protein MKRPLIGVTSDYLVSERGRPWSNSACLASYADALDLAGAIPMILPLASKTFCGDALARLDGIILSGGDDIPAEAFGQTAHPKSHPLPKERWDSECMWLNAALDANKPVLGICLGMQTMCVAAGAEILQDIPDLCPNAFTHGTPSRKHPHEIDLVSGTMLSRFAPTPRVSICSSHHQAVKSVPAPYTLAALSPDGIIEAVEDPTRPFVVGVQWHPERNDAQPDWLLTAFVQHCAETL